A genomic window from Pseudomonas argentinensis includes:
- a CDS encoding type VI secretion system accessory protein TagJ: MTAEQYLRNAQLDDALKALQDQVRAQPAKAELRVFLFQLLAVMGQWSRAQNQLKVAGELDAACLPMVQTYSTALNCEALREQVFAGKTTPVVLGQPAEWVAPLILALEQDAQGNAAAAQSLRDQAFEAASAVPGKLDDSAFTWLADADPRLGPVLELIVNGRYVWLPMENIASLSVEAPSDLRDLVWLPAQLTLTNGGSTVALIPSRYPGTHASSDGALRLARKTEWQDNGVPLGQRLLAFDEGEKALFDLRTLSFEHGNAAAWPT, translated from the coding sequence ATGACTGCCGAACAATACCTGCGTAACGCACAGCTCGACGATGCGCTGAAGGCGCTGCAGGATCAGGTTCGGGCGCAACCCGCCAAGGCCGAGCTGCGGGTATTCCTGTTCCAGTTGCTGGCGGTGATGGGCCAATGGAGCCGCGCGCAGAACCAGCTGAAGGTGGCCGGCGAGCTGGACGCCGCCTGCCTGCCCATGGTGCAGACCTACAGCACGGCGCTGAACTGCGAAGCCCTGCGCGAGCAGGTGTTCGCCGGCAAGACCACGCCCGTGGTGCTCGGCCAGCCCGCCGAGTGGGTGGCGCCGCTGATCCTCGCCCTCGAGCAGGATGCCCAGGGCAATGCCGCTGCGGCCCAGAGCCTGCGCGACCAGGCCTTCGAAGCCGCTAGCGCGGTGCCGGGCAAGCTCGACGACAGCGCGTTCACCTGGCTGGCCGATGCCGACCCGCGCCTCGGCCCGGTGCTCGAGTTGATCGTCAACGGCCGCTACGTCTGGCTGCCCATGGAAAACATCGCCAGCCTCAGCGTCGAAGCGCCCAGCGACCTGCGTGATCTGGTCTGGCTGCCGGCCCAGCTGACCCTGACCAACGGCGGCAGCACCGTGGCGCTGATCCCCAGTCGCTATCCTGGCACCCATGCCAGCAGCGATGGTGCGTTGCGCCTGGCCCGCAAGACCGAATGGCAGGACAACGGTGTACCGCTCGGCCAGCGCCTGCTGGCCTTCGATGAGGGCGAGAAGGCGCTGTTCGATCTGCGCACGCTGAGTTTCGAGCACGGGAATGCTGCGGCATGGCCGACCTGA
- the tssE gene encoding type VI secretion system baseplate subunit TssE, translating to MADLKRQERLQPALLDRLLDDDPSNPAESVDKRVLTLNQLRASVLRDLAWLFNTIAPLTSDDEALTRAGSSVVNFGLPPLAGHSASSIDIPAVERLLTKAIADFEPRIVRSSLRVRARQEAEEMSHNSLSFEIEGDLWAHPMPLRLLLTTELDLETGHVQVLPADASRRRR from the coding sequence ATGGCCGACCTGAAACGCCAGGAACGCCTGCAGCCCGCCCTGCTCGACCGTCTGCTCGACGACGACCCGAGCAACCCGGCGGAGAGCGTCGACAAGCGCGTGCTGACCCTCAACCAGTTGCGCGCCTCGGTGCTGCGCGACCTGGCCTGGCTGTTCAACACCATCGCTCCGCTGACCAGCGACGACGAGGCCCTGACCCGGGCCGGCAGTTCGGTGGTCAATTTCGGCCTGCCGCCATTGGCCGGGCACAGCGCTTCGAGCATCGACATCCCGGCGGTCGAGCGCCTGCTGACCAAGGCCATCGCCGACTTCGAGCCGCGTATCGTGCGCTCGTCATTGCGCGTGCGCGCCCGCCAGGAAGCCGAGGAAATGAGCCACAACTCCCTGAGTTTCGAGATCGAGGGTGATCTCTGGGCGCACCCGATGCCGCTGCGCCTGCTGCTGACCACCGAGCTGGACCTGGAAACCGGGCACGTCCAGGTGCTGCCCGCCGACGCCTCACGGAGACGCCGATGA
- a CDS encoding Hcp family type VI secretion system effector produces the protein MAVDMFIKIGDVKGESKDKTHADEIDVLAWSWGMSQSGSMHVGGGGGAGKVNIQDLSLTKYVDKSSPNLMMACSSGKHYPEAKLTIRKAGGDSQVEYLIITLKEVMVSSISTGGSGGEDRLTENVTLNFAQVLVDYQPQKADGAKDGGPVKYGWNIRQNVKV, from the coding sequence ATGGCTGTTGATATGTTCATCAAGATTGGCGACGTCAAGGGCGAGTCCAAGGACAAGACCCACGCCGACGAAATCGACGTGCTGGCCTGGAGCTGGGGCATGAGCCAATCCGGCTCCATGCACGTTGGCGGTGGCGGCGGTGCCGGCAAGGTCAACATTCAGGATCTGTCGCTGACCAAGTACGTCGACAAATCCAGCCCCAACCTGATGATGGCCTGCTCCAGCGGCAAGCATTATCCGGAAGCCAAGCTGACCATCCGCAAGGCTGGTGGCGATTCTCAGGTCGAGTACCTGATCATCACCCTGAAGGAAGTAATGGTTTCGTCCATCAGCACTGGCGGTAGCGGTGGCGAAGATCGCCTGACCGAAAACGTCACCCTGAACTTCGCTCAGGTGCTGGTCGACTACCAGCCGCAGAAAGCCGACGGCGCCAAAGACGGCGGCCCGGTCAAGTACGGCTGGAACATCCGCCAGAACGTCAAGGTGTAA